Within Plasmodium coatneyi strain Hackeri chromosome 14, complete sequence, the genomic segment CCACTTTCCTATACTTCCTTTCCCTGCTCCCATCGGAACTCCTCTTCCTGTAATTGTCATCATTATAGTACGTACGGGTGTCATCATCGGGGTTGCTTCTTCGTTCCCTCATGTGAGAGTCACTTCTTTTGTAGCCCTCCCTCCAagcatcttcctcttcatcttcGCGGAAGTTGCTGTGCGTGTAGTCTTGTCTATACTTGGAGTATCCTCCCCCGATTCGGTGGTTGTCTTCGTAGTTCGCTTGGCTAACTTTGCGGCTACCGCTGCGGGAGGAGTACGTATCGTGGCGGCGCTCCGCCGTGTATTTCCCGTAGGTACGGCTGCTCCTACTGCGGTTGCTCCTACTGCGTGGACTTGCACCGTGACTGCTCCTACCCACATCCCCTAGGGTGTCCCCTTCCTGGGGGTGCGTTTGCGCCTTCAACTTGAGCTGCAGCGCACTGACGTGGTTCCTCagttttaaatttttttcctccaactCAGCTTTCTCCTTACTAATCTGCGTATACTTTTTCGAAAGCTCTCCCAACTGCTGACTCAACAACTCGTTGTCTTCATCGATATCTGCATTTAActcttttaatattttcaactcatttttataaaaaagcaTTTGCTCCTTCATGTTTATTATTTGTATGGATAACGGTTGCAGGGTATTTTCTTCCAATGTTTTTCCCAGCTCGTAATTTTCGTCTTGCAACTTTTTACACTTACTTATGAGTCTTTGTCCTGCCGATGATTGTGCGTCAAAGTTAAACCCTTGTAGCTTTTCCTCTGCGAGgttccacttttttgttaCTTCGTAAATTTTCTGCCTCAATTCTTTAATCTCCAAATTTATGGATGGGTCTATTAGCAGGTTCCTAAGAGAGTTGATATTCATGAGGTCGTCTTTTGAGGCCTTCCCCTCCTCGTCTTCGTACATGTGCATGTTCCTCCATTCGTTAAGGTACGTGTGCGTCTGgcatatttccttttccagcGAGGAGATGCACGCCAGGTACACGTGCTCCCGTTtctaagaagggaaaaaacaggaCCAAGTAGACGGTGTCATGAAGGGTGTGATGTAATGTGCCGTTTGGTATGCGATGCAATGAACGGTACGATTTGTAGTGCGATGTGCGGTGCGCCCGTTGCTGTGTCCTCACCTTGAATTCGCTGAGGTGGTCACTGAGGCTCCCCTCCAGGAGCTCGCTCCGCTCCTCCTTGAAAAGCACATCCATATTCTCTTGAGACATTTTATAGGGCGTCCTTTCGTAAAAATTACTCCATGTGGGATCGGGCAGCAATGCAACGCGAGACCACAGAAGCGTAACTACCACCGTAATGCCACTGCTATCCCCAGCGGGTACTGAGCATTAAGGGGGCAAACCCGCACAGCGCAGCAAGCATAAATTTTACCGCCCGGGGGgagcacacaaaaaaatggggacatcGCCGCGAGCAACTTCGGCAGCCCCCTTCAAAATGATTAAAGTTAAAAACATTCACCAGCAGTTACGTTCTTCTATATGCGCATACATTTGGCTACCTGTAGGTTCGCATTtgcataaagaaaaaaaaaacgtttggAAGCTTAGTGCTATCTCCCTATGTGAACATCCTCCTTTTTACTGCCTCGAGGATTTcaacagaaacaaaaaaaaaaaaaaaaaaaaaaaaaaaaaacgaatatGAATCACGCAGCAATACACGCGCAAAGTTAACAGTACGTAGATCATCAAGGAAACGCATAGAAATGGTTATCCTGTTGGATAAAAACGGATATTCTAagctttctttcttttttctcttgtgattttaaaaaaaagaaacgctTACTACATGTGGTTCCATttcgatattttttttttttttttttttttttttccctatgtATTGTATATCTTTTCATTGCTGCGTTGTCGATTCCTATTTgcctcttcatcatttttctgtttgtgcCGCCTTTGACCATTTCCCCGTTGGCAGCAGGGATGAACACCCCTAAGCTGGAGAACAAAAATTCGCACAAAAGGGAGTCGCACAGTTGGGCATAGAACGCGCATAATAGCGGTGGAGATTAAAAGGTTGGGTCAATGTTTGATGCGCGCTACGTGTTATATATGTCACATGTTGCCCCTTGTTCAAAGTCGCCAAATGGTTAAGAGCAGGAAAGATCGTCGGCATATGAAGGTTTTGCACTACCATTGGGGATTCTCCCCCGTTGTTGTTGCGAAGCACGCCAAAGTAACAACGCCCCCTGTtcagcggaaaaaaaaaaataccctgCTCAGTGAAACTGATACACATTCGAAGGACAGACAAACGCCCTTTCGATGTCCCCAAACAACACCCATTCGGGAAGCTTTGAATGGACACCACGCGATGCTAAATTGGCTGTACGCTTAAACAGATCCCCCACATGGGTtgcttttatataaagtatctttcctttattatggTTATCACTAttattgtttttatttttattttatttatttttttttttttgtccaatgtttacaattttttacctgaacaggcAATACGAAAAAGCgctcgcaaaaaaaaaaaaaaataaataaataacatcccaattgcacacattttaaaaaacaaccGCAGGGGTaaaaagcaaaggaaaagtatgcgctataaaaaatggcataaattaaagaaaaaaggagacgtAAAATGTAAACAAGGAGTACAAATGGAAATGGTGGCCGATTCGCCAATTGCGCAGATACACACGTGAGCATTTCTGAGGCACCTTGTTCGCTGCCCAGGTCACCCACGGACTGACGACTGGCGAGTTGCCAAGTGCGGTCAAATGGAGTGACGCGAAAGGAACGCACGTTGCTACTACGCTATTGCTCTGCTGCTTTACTGCTACTTCTTGTCGAGAGCTATTTCTTCCTGCGTCTATGTTGCACCCCTCATctgtccttttttctgtcccATTGACAAACTTCCGCGGGGTTACCCCACCTGTGACGCTTGCAcattttcgcattttccAGTTCGCACCTCACTGGGGGGGCGGGTTATAACCCGGGTACGCGCCGTACTGTGCATTGGGGGCTGGTTTCGCACCGGGGTCACCACTCATCATGTTGGGAGGAGGTGGGGGTGGATGGGAATAACTCATCGGGGGATAGCTACTCCCTGGGgggttcacattttttagaGGAGGGCCTGGGGGATTCGTGCCCATTGGTGGAGGAACGTTCGGTGGAGTCATCACATTTGGGTTAAAATTTGAGAAGGTGTTTGTTTGGTTCATTCCTTTGGTTACTGTGGGTCCTTGTTGGGGAGGGGTTGAgccaaatgggggagggggtGGAGGAGGAGGCGAAATCTGTTGTGCGTTGAAATTTGTTTTGTTCGCATTTGCACCTTGAAATTGGGCGGGTGGCATTGGGTTGCTGGGTTTGGTAAAATTCATGGTGCTGGGGCTGGCGCCGGGAAATGACGGTTGGTAAGGTGGCTGCTGTTGTGGCTGCTGTTGTGGCTGCTGTTGTGGTCCCCCAGGTGGAGGAGGGGGTCCGAGGATGCTTGGCTTATTACCCATGGGTACCCCGGATGGTATACTTGCAGGAAATTGTGGCGCAGAGATACCTACTTGTTGTGCAGGTATCTGTGGAGGGGAATAATTCAAACCACCATAGGGGGCATTACCCTGATCTTGTGCAACGGGAGGAGGTGGAGGAGGCGCAAGTCCTGCGGCACCAACAGGAGGACCAACAGGAGGACCACCCATGGGGTAACCTGCAACATTAGATGTGACACTTGAAGTACTCGTTTTCTTATGTGACGGAATTAAATAATTTGGAGCCACATTTTGTTGATTCATGGTGGTGTTATTCTTCAAGGGGGGTGGCATCATCCCTGGTGTCATTGAAGCAGTGACAGATTGACCATAGGGGTTGTTACTATTACTCGTCTGTGGAGCATTTAATGAACCTCTTACCATCCCGGGGGTGCTTACGTTGCTGTTTGGAGCCCCAACAGGGTTAACCCCTACACTATTGGGGAAGGGTTTAGCATAGTTCGTCTGGGCTGTTACAGGGTTTAAGGCATTAGGGGGTTCGTTATGAGTATCAgggtggttgttgttgtacgATCCGCTGTAAGGGTCCACCTGGTTGGTTGTGGCTGCTCCTCCTGTATTGATTCCCTCCACATGATCGGTAAGATTTTCCTGTTCCTCCATCTGTTCGTGCACCTTTTCATTGTCGGCCAAATTGCATACCTCTTCCCACACGCCATCCAACCCTTCTTTGTACAAGTAAGCATTTTCATTCGTGCATGCAATGGCTAGGATGGTCCCATTGGGTGACCAACACACTTTActaattttctcctttaccTGAATGACTTGTCCGTTCCTCCACTGGTTGTTACTTACATCCTCTACCCATAGGATTACAATGTTTTCGTCTGAGCATGAGGCAATTATGTTGGTGCTGTTATTCAGATTCGGTCTCCATGCGATGTCTTTAATAGAAGAGTTGTGTGGCCTGTCCTTCATTTGATATACCTTGTGAAATTCTTTCGTGTTGTTATCGAACATCCATATGATCACTTGATTGTCGAAGCCTCCTGAAGCTAGTTGGAAGGTACTTGGATGatctcctcccccccctgctgctgctgctgcggATGGTGGTGCTGTTCCTACTGCAGATGCTCCAGCAGTTCCTTCATTCATATGTTTATTCTTATGCGTCTTTTCCCAACTTATGCAGGCCGTTCCATTCAGGTGGGCCTTCACGCTATACTTGTTCCAGTgtccttccccatttgatCCTTTCACTAAATCGTAGGATATAATGCTGATTTGCCCATCGGAGCAGGCACATCCTAGATGCAACCCATACTCATGTGGAGACCACTCTATGTAGTTCACGCTACTGTTGTGTTCGTTGTTCACGTAAATTATGTCATACTTATTCATGTGTACTTCCTTGTATATTATTACGCTTTTGTCATAGGAGCAGCTCGCTAGGAGACTCCCATACTTGGGATGTGACCAACATACCTTCCACACAGCTGAGCTGTGGTCCCGCATTTCAGCTACGCATACGGGCTCCTTCGAAAGGCTCACATCGAATATCTTTACCGTGTTGTCACTGGAACAGGTGGCCAGTTTCTTGCTGTAGTAGTCCAGCTCGCAGTCGTTGATGGCCCTTTGGTGGTTCGAGTCGAACACCACCAGTTCGTTCATCTTGCCAGGGCGGGGGGGAATTTATCTGTTTAGTTGTTAAGCTGTTCAGTTGTTAACTGGTTGTTGGGTGGTTCGTTACGCGGCCTACCCGGCTGCTTGTTTTTTCTGCGCGCCTCAAACCCGATGCGCGAACGGacgagtgaaaaaaaaaatgacaagcGGTACATACAAATACATGCGCGCAGCTTGAGTGTAGTACCCTCTTGGCACGCAACCCTTCAATTGATGATCGGTTAAGTGGCAGCGCGGCTGACCAGGGGAACAATAATACACGCATACGTTTTTGCGCTGCGCTTATGTGGTCACGCATGAGAAGGGGATGACATGCCAATGGCAATGACACCAATAAGGGGCGACGTCTCTTTCACTTGCGGGGAATTGCCTGGCTGGGAATGTATCGCTAGGAACTTGTCGCAGTGACGCGCGCGCTTTGCTTGAGTGATGAGTAAgcaacggaaaaaaaaaaaaaaaaaaaaaaaaaaagaagcgatAAACAAGGGGGCAGCAATATTacatgtttatatatgttcgcAAATCTGCATACGTGCGCACTGCGCGGAGGAATTTGTTTCTCTTCCCCGCTTGGCGTTTTTTCAaagggaagatttttttttttttttttttttttaaaagtgcaCTCGCCTGAACAGGTGTTAACGACTCACCAAAATGAGGGGAGGCATCATATAATCATAGGTATGAGTTGTGAGCGAGTTGTTGTGATTGTTTAGGTAGTATAACCCCAACGGGGGGAAGGCCACTTCGCGGTATCCCCAGGTGACGGGCAAATGTGCGgcgggggagaaaaaaggatcTTTGCTGCAACATATACAGAAGGAGATGATGTTTTCGCTCctaatgtttaaaaaaaaaaaaacgtggcAAGCTATGACGCATAAGATTCGATCATGGGAAATGACAGAGTGGCAGACCATAATTCAATTCGTTCGGGGGAATGTTCCCCAGGGGGGGATCGTAGGTATACGAATCAACAGTTGTACGAATTAGCAGTTGCGCGAATTAGCAGCTGCATGTGCATCTCCCCCATATGATGACTCATCGAAGGTACACCTTCCCCGTGTCAGTCGCGACGCTCAAATATAGCCAGGAAAAACCCATCCATGGATTTAGATTGGGGCAACGAATGGAATGGCGGTTCGGACAAAAATAAGTTGTGCTTTTCGCAAAAGTACTTGACTTGGTGAACGTTCTCTGCGTCCAAAATGCTACAAGTGATATAAAcgattttcccattttttttcacgtaaaGTAAAGCCTGTTGGAAAATTTGTCTCTGCAGATTAACGTAGTCGTAGAGCTTGCTGTTGCTGTACTTGTGTTTCATTTCTGGGTTCCTCCTTAAGGCACCTGTTCCGGTGCAGGGGGCATCCACGATAACCGTATCCATGTAGCCAActaattttttcaacaatATGTGATTGCTATTCAGGAGAATATAATTTTGAATGCCTGCTCTCCTCAGTCGAACTTTCGCTTGGGAGAGCATCTTATCTCGTATGTCATGGAGGTAGATCTTTCCTGTGTTATCCATTGTTGGTGAAAAAGCCaatgtttttcctcctgACCCTGCACAGAAATCTAATACCTTGTAACCTGGTTGGACAGGTATCTTTGAGCTAACTATTTGGCTAGCTTCATCCTGAATTTCAAAGTAGCCCTTATTGTATTCGtagttattttttaaaacacaGCTTTTTGTTAATAGCAATCCTTGTGGGGAATTCACACACTTTTCCACTGACACTCCTTTGCTCATTAGAAGTTTGTATAGGTCGTTTCgggaaattttatttgtgtTCACTCGTAGGAAAACTGGCGCCTTTTCGTTCAGAATCGACATGAGCGTGTgacttttcttctctccgtAACAGTTGACCAGCTGCTCGTATAGCTCCTTCGGGAACGAGTACCGCACGTGCGCGGGGATTTTCTCGTTGTTCATTTCGTACTTCCATCTGTGGGGTGGGTAGTATGTGTGGTGCAAGGTGAATGgaataatggaagaaaattgtGCAGTTGCATGCGCTCTAATCGGGTGAGCGCTGCATGGATGCTATGTCAACGCGGTTAGAACGCCGCTTCGGGAAAACCGACTTGTCCGAGGAAAAGTACGTCTTAATCACGTTGGTGTATAGCGGAGACGGGGCGGATAAATAGGAAAGGAGTGTCTTGTTACGCATTATGTTATATACGTGCTCCGAAATGAACGGCTTGTCTCTGTTCTTTATGTTGTTCCCCTTGAAGTATAGGCGCATGTAAATGTCCAGGGGGGACATGAAGTTGAAGCCATTCAGCGCATTTTCGATGTGCCGCAGTCTGGTGCTGTTCATTATTATGTCTGGGTTTTGCAGAGTTAGCAGGGTAGTGGTGCTGCTGAGGGGGAAGAGTTTGTCACCTCCGGCGTGTGCACATgctcggaaaaaaaaaaaaacagttgcAAGCAGTTGCAAGCGGTTCGGTAAGAGTGGCATGCACGCTGAGCTAGTGTGACGCCCCAATTTGTGGAGAcgttaaaaaaaggcgacttttttttttgaggaaagCACTACGTGCGTTCTGTCCAGCTGTGCATACGTCTACAAAGCTACGTGGTGCTACGTAAAACGGTTGGAGAGCATACATAggtacattcatttttttttctgctcaaaGTGGCTGTCCCATCCGATTGGACATAGAATTATACTTCCCGCATGCTGCCTCCCTGGGGAAAGTAAACAAACAGAGACCTCCCTCCTGCGATGTGCAGTTGGGCAGGTGAAACGGCGCATAATACCATTTGGTGTTCtccaaaatggggagaacAAAATGGCGGCACGACTTACGCTCGGTGTGGACTGCACAGTACTCCGCGGCAATGATTTACTCgaaaaggagagagaaaaaaaacaaacatacGTTCACAAAGGTGAACTTAAAAATGAGCGACGTTGTGTGACCCTTCCTCCAGCTAAACAACGCACAGGAGGAACTAACCTAACAACGGGATTTCtcatcagaaaaaaaaaaaaaaaaaaaaaaaaatagccacctttttttttttttttttttttttctatttgccCATTTATTTGTTCCCCAAATTGATCAGCAAGAGGACACTccagaaagaacaaaaccgcgcgggataaaaaaaaaaaaaaaaaactcccgACCTACCAGTCACGATAGATAAATACCCTTTgcgaataaaataaatgtcaCATCAGAACGGGCTCGGCGAATGTGAACGAATAGAAATACGTATTCATGATTATATTTACCTAATGATgctcccccatttttgtgaTAATGCGCTTCTTCCCGTTCCACTGGTACCACCGACTTGGTtaatggaaggaagtatCCCCACGGCGGATTCGCCCACAATCTCCGTCCTGCGTGACGCAGAAAGGTGAAGCAACTTTGGTGGCGGCGTCATTTTCACGTTTTTACGCAGCTTACGTGGTATATAGCCCCAGGCAAAGGTACGCCTTCGCTGCAACCACCCGAAGAGGTAACCCCCCCGAAGCGGCCCAATGGAGCAGGTGAAGATCCTCGCCCTGTACGACAACCAAGACATCGTGCTACTAAACGCCGAGAACGAACGATGCGAAAACAAATTCGAGGCCCCCGTGAAGGACACGGAGAAGAAGATCTGCCAACTCAGAAATGGTAGCTTCCTCCTGTTgaatgtgaataaaaaagtggtgtccaaatatgtgtgcacgAAAAGTGCCCCCATTTCCACTAAGCACATGCGCGTACAGTTGAATGTGATCAGGCTGACAagcaatgaaaaaataattatcgGAGGAGACAAACTTGGCAACGTATACGTATGGTCCGCTCTGTCAGGATTATTAATAAATTCCTTTCAAGCGCATTATGGTATAGTGAAGGATATAATAATTGACCAAATAGCCAACGTGCTCTACACATACAGTGATGACAATgttgtgcatgtgtacaatttacctgacctgttcagaaaaaaaaaaattactccaTTGCTACGATATCAACACAGCATAAATGCAACAATAACTCAGATTCTTTCGGTGACGCCAAATGTGTACGGATCGTACTACTCCTTGGTGACCCTTACAACAAATGGGACGATACATGTGTGGGGATTGAAGTCGAAGGAGCCAACTCACATATTGAAGACGCACTCGGAGAACTGCACATACATTTGCACGAATGACCCGTTCAACACGCATTTGTATCTCTGCAGAgggaataaaatatttcgcATCCCTTTCTCCCAGTTTGACCAGAGGGAGGCAAATTCTTCTGCGCAAGTGAGTCAGCCAGTCCACCCTGAAGAGCAACGCGCGGAGGAAAAACTATCCTTATATGGTGACTACGTTGAGgtgaaaaatgcaacaacTGATCACCTGCAGGGAAGCACTTCCCGAAAAGGCGAATCGCAAGTGAACTTCAAAAACTGCACGACCTTCGTTGGACACAAAAGTCAAGTAATAAAATGCCACgtaaataacaaaaaagaaaacatggTCTCCCTAGCGAGGGacggaataaaaatatgggaTCTTTTCAACTGCTACGCTGTGAAAACGCTAAAATATGGAGAAAACATCATTgacttttttattccatttgttGGTAAGCAGTCCATAAattcttcctcctatttTTTGGAGTTTCCTAACCTCCTCCTCGAATGTGAAAACGACGTCAAGGTGCACAACGTTGCTCCTCCTGATGTTTGTGAGGGTAACAGTTACAGTGGCGCGCTCGCAGATCGGGATGAAAATTTGTTACTTCAAATGGGAACCATGTTCTCCGGGCTGGAAGATTGACCATTTTAACCGTCCTGGGGGAATTTcgcaaaatgaggaaatttCAGAATGGCCGCAGTGAAAGGCATAATTTTACGAGCTGCACATATTTGGACCCCACACAGttacacacacgcacaccCCTGGGGAATGTTCAAcgggggaggaaaatataacagaaaaagaagtaccCCTAAATGGGTCACTTCAATTGCGAACGGAGGGATTCCCCACTTTGAGGTGAACGCACAAAGGGGATACAGTCATCATGGCCACGCGTACCGTACCACCCCTCACGCATAGAAAAGAATGAGAAGGAACTTCACAGAGCGGATACCCAGCATGGTTTACTCCCCCCTCccttatgaagaaaaatccAACAGTTGTGAGTCACCTCTTTGTACTCACTGCACGCACAGTTCATCAAACATGGACGACATGTGGCGCCTGCATATGGGGATACCCTTAGTTGggtcatccttttttttttttttactgtattttttattttcactttttatttttgctttattttttattatcatCCCTTCTTGCGAACGCGCAGTGTGCTTGGCGCACGGCGTTGCGACTCCACTCCGCCATCCCGTTATACCACCCAGCTATTTCCTTAActgcttcactttttttttttttttttttttttttttttccgagaATGATTGTTCATACTTAGATTTGTCAATGCCACCCGTGCAAAGGGCAGATTTGCTTTTCTCCATCCTGCACATGCGAACACCTTTTGTGTATCTCCTTTCCTACTCGCACATGTAGagattgtaaaaaaaaaaaaaaaaaaaaataaataaaataatttgctGCTCCCATTCGagttttgttaattttttttttttaagggagATACTGAGGAGCCTACCACCACGTTCTCTTCCCTGAGGCCCATTTCAACGCCACCCACggcttttccccctctttcaATTTGCACAAATccaggcgaaaaaaaatgtttgtaAGGCACCTCTCAGGATTGCTTAGGGTTCCTCCGGCGATCGGCCGAGCGGCACAGGTGGGAATGAACAGCACGTCTCAGCAGGTGTTCTCATCTCGGATAGTTGCCTTTGCATTCCCACGGGGGGTATTACCCCATCTTCGCTTCCACACATCTTGGCTTCCTGCCCCCCCCTACAGAGAAACTACTTCGCCCCCACGGGAAGGCTCCTCCCGCCACGACATGGCACGACCATACTGTGCGTCCGTAAGAACAACGAAGTGGTAAGTGAATCccgaaggggaagagaatGCAAAGTCACGACGGGGGGCGCAGCAGTGTGGAAAATGACCCTTTGCATTGCCACCAGAAAAATGAGTGCATCCCCTCGTTACTTCCCCGCAAGAGCtacaaaggagaaaaaaaaaaaaaagaaaaagttaagGCGTTATAACACACAGACACGTTaacctttccccccctttcagTGTCTAATTGGAGATGGCATGGTTTCCCAAGGAACAATGGTAAGCGTCGACATTTTACCCCCAGCTTTGTATTTTAACTGCAAAGTGGGGGTGACGCTCATTTTGCCAGTTCTAACCTCATCATTTTGCTGTCCAACATGTTCACGCGTATCAATAGACTCACTGGCATGCATATTTACGTgattgtgcttttttttcttttcacttcctttttattccttcaccGCTTTGGACGTCCTTCCCCCCGCCAGATCGTCAAAgggaacgcaaaaaaaataagaaggcTGAAGGATAACATTTTGATGGGGTTCGCCGGGGCGACGGCCGACTGCTTTACCCTGCTGGATAAGTTCGAAACGAAAATCGACGAATACCCAAGTGAGTCCTCCTCGTTAAGGCGGATCACCGCGCGTGTACGGCGTTGCCACTCGGTGTCTAAGCGCATTATTGAAGCGCACTATGGAAGAACCTTTACACGTGCGCTGATCACAATTcatccctcccccttttttttccccttttactACGAGCAGATCAGCTTCTCCGCAGCTGCGTCGAACTAGCCAAGTTGTGGAGAACCGACAGGTACCTGCGACACCTGGAGGCAGTCCTAATAGTGGCAGACAAAGACGTGCTGTTGGAGGTAACTGGTAACGGAGACGTTTTGGAACCATCTGGAAATGTCCTGGGCACAGGATCGGGGGGGCCATATGCCATAGCAGCAGCCAGGGCACTCTACGACGTGGAGAATCTCAGCGCCAAGGACATCGCCTACAAAGCAATGAACATTGCTGCGGATATGTGTTGCCACACGAACAACAATTTTATATGCGAAACGCTTTAATGTGTTGTCAACGCGCGGGCACACATAGTCAAGTAGTGTCCCATTTATaagtgttattttttttttttcacgcggAATAGTAAACTTTTgtcccttttaaaaaattgttcccaCCAAAATGTGGCACCAAATGggtgtcttttttttgagaCCCT encodes:
- a CDS encoding Heat shock protein hslv, encoding MFVRHLSGLLRVPPAIGRAAQRNYFAPTGRLLPPRHGTTILCVRKNNEVCLIGDGMVSQGTMIVKGNAKKIRRLKDNILMGFAGATADCFTLLDKFETKIDEYPNQLLRSCVELAKLWRTDRYLRHLEAVLIVADKDVLLEVTGNGDVLEPSGNVLGTGSGGPYAIAAARALYDVENLSAKDIAYKAMNIAADMCCHTNNNFICETL